A portion of the Chryseobacterium tructae genome contains these proteins:
- a CDS encoding DUF4349 domain-containing protein translates to MKTKYITLSLSAVLLLGIYSCKKVEATSSEYKSYGGEADSAAVIADSISSVASMEVKDKKFIKTANVNMEVKDVYNATIAIEKSVQELGGFVTKSNLQSNVVDENTYNTSDTEAMLIKKYKSENTMQVRVPTEKLGELLTSINTNKLFLNSRSINAEDVTANIKYSELEAKRNQKTSENIEKIKTNKDKVSLDDNNMSEGNLQKLNTLSMADDLKYSTVDIYIKEPKLRIAEIAVTNTSSVDNKYRYNFIYDAKDGFVYGFYLIQRIIVGLINIWPILIIAGVVIYFLRKRKNKKTEQPTNLEQNS, encoded by the coding sequence ATGAAAACGAAGTACATTACATTATCATTATCAGCAGTTCTTTTATTAGGAATTTATTCATGTAAAAAAGTAGAAGCGACCAGCAGTGAATATAAAAGCTATGGTGGGGAAGCTGATTCTGCAGCAGTGATAGCAGACAGTATTTCATCTGTTGCCAGTATGGAAGTGAAGGACAAAAAGTTCATCAAAACCGCGAATGTCAATATGGAAGTAAAGGATGTCTATAATGCTACTATTGCGATTGAAAAATCTGTGCAGGAACTTGGAGGCTTTGTTACCAAAAGCAATCTTCAGAGTAATGTTGTTGATGAGAATACTTACAATACTTCTGACACCGAAGCCATGCTCATCAAAAAGTATAAGAGTGAAAACACTATGCAGGTTCGGGTACCTACTGAAAAACTTGGGGAACTTCTAACCTCTATCAATACCAACAAGCTATTTCTGAATTCAAGATCTATCAATGCAGAAGATGTCACCGCCAATATCAAATATTCAGAACTGGAGGCAAAAAGAAATCAGAAAACATCAGAAAATATTGAGAAAATAAAGACCAATAAAGACAAAGTATCTCTGGATGATAATAATATGTCTGAAGGAAACCTTCAAAAACTGAATACCTTAAGCATGGCAGACGACCTGAAATACAGCACGGTTGACATCTATATCAAAGAACCAAAATTACGCATCGCAGAAATTGCCGTGACCAATACAAGCAGTGTTGATAATAAATACAGATACAACTTTATCTATGATGCAAAGGACGGCTTTGTTTATGGCTTCTATTTGATCCAAAGAATTATTGTAGGTCTCATCAATATCTGGCCTATATTAATCATCGCAGGAGTAGTGATTTACTTTTTAAGAAAAAGAAAAAATAAAAAAACTGAACAGCCTACCAACTTAGAACAAAACTCCTAA
- a CDS encoding acyl-CoA dehydrogenase family protein, giving the protein MSNTFSKIRNAIGLFTSIDFDQLSAISQKVDLPKLMHNFSKLDDKQLSGLMKMLDPEKKKKELPPIDGDFYDIYHTLTPEQREIQLKVRAFMEKEVKPLVNHYWLRDEFPFELIPKFQKLDICGVTYEGYGCPGMPFLMEGVIAMEMARIDASIATFFGVQSGLAMGSIYICGSEEQKQKWLPQMQKFEKIGAFGLTEPEVGSGAAGGLTVTCKKTEEGWILNGQKKWIGNATFADLIIIWARDLDSGEVKGFIVEKDNPGYSVEKIKGKMALRIVQNGLITLKDCLVTEENRLQNANSFKDTGKVLRMTRAGVAWMATGCARGAYESALAYTRTREQFGKPIASFQMIQGHLVEMLSNLTAMQTMVFRLSEMQDEGILKDEHASLAKVFCTLRTRDIVSRAREVMGGNGILLEYDVARFVADAEAIYSYEGTKEINSLIVGRSITGFSALYSNK; this is encoded by the coding sequence ATGTCGAATACCTTTTCTAAAATCAGAAATGCAATAGGACTTTTCACATCCATAGATTTTGATCAGCTAAGTGCTATTTCCCAAAAAGTAGATCTTCCTAAACTGATGCATAATTTTTCCAAATTGGATGATAAACAGCTTTCCGGGCTTATGAAAATGCTTGATCCCGAAAAGAAAAAGAAAGAGCTTCCCCCCATTGATGGAGATTTTTACGATATCTATCATACTTTAACTCCAGAACAACGGGAAATACAGCTTAAGGTGAGAGCATTCATGGAAAAAGAGGTAAAGCCTTTGGTAAATCATTACTGGCTTCGAGATGAATTCCCTTTTGAGTTAATTCCAAAATTTCAAAAACTTGATATCTGTGGAGTAACCTATGAAGGATATGGTTGCCCCGGTATGCCTTTCCTGATGGAAGGAGTTATTGCTATGGAAATGGCAAGAATTGATGCTTCTATCGCTACCTTTTTTGGAGTTCAGTCTGGCTTGGCAATGGGTTCTATCTATATATGTGGCTCAGAAGAACAAAAGCAGAAATGGCTTCCACAAATGCAAAAATTTGAGAAAATAGGCGCTTTTGGATTGACAGAACCGGAGGTAGGCTCCGGAGCGGCGGGTGGGCTTACCGTTACTTGTAAGAAGACAGAGGAAGGCTGGATTTTAAATGGCCAGAAAAAATGGATAGGAAATGCCACTTTTGCAGATTTAATCATTATTTGGGCAAGAGATCTAGATAGTGGGGAAGTAAAAGGATTTATCGTTGAAAAAGATAATCCAGGATATTCTGTAGAGAAAATCAAAGGGAAAATGGCTCTGAGAATTGTCCAAAATGGATTGATTACCCTTAAAGATTGTCTGGTTACAGAAGAAAATCGTTTACAGAATGCCAATTCATTTAAAGATACGGGAAAAGTATTGAGAATGACAAGAGCAGGAGTAGCCTGGATGGCAACAGGGTGTGCAAGAGGAGCTTATGAAAGTGCGTTGGCTTATACCAGAACAAGAGAACAGTTTGGAAAACCTATTGCTTCCTTTCAGATGATTCAGGGACATCTGGTGGAGATGCTGTCTAATCTTACAGCCATGCAGACGATGGTTTTCAGATTATCTGAAATGCAGGATGAAGGGATATTAAAAGATGAACATGCTTCATTAGCTAAAGTTTTCTGTACTTTAAGAACCCGAGATATTGTTTCCAGAGCGAGAGAAGTAATGGGTGGAAACGGAATTCTGCTAGAGTATGATGTTGCTCGATTTGTAGCTGATGCTGAGGCAATTTACTCATACGAAGGAACAAAAGAAATCAACTCGCTCATCGTAGGACGATCGATTACAGGATTCAGTGCTTTATATAGTAACAAATAA
- a CDS encoding MauE/DoxX family redox-associated membrane protein, producing the protein MKIIKLIICILFGVMFINAGLDKFFHYNPAPPLTEAQMKLYAAFGEIGWLLPLVGTVEIIGGLLFIFPKTRALGAIIILPILTGILIHNVYRDPSTTGICISGILFMINIWILIDNRDKYKNLVG; encoded by the coding sequence ATGAAAATCATTAAACTCATCATCTGTATTTTATTTGGCGTTATGTTTATTAACGCAGGACTAGACAAATTTTTCCATTACAATCCAGCTCCTCCACTTACTGAAGCACAAATGAAACTCTATGCTGCATTCGGAGAAATCGGTTGGCTATTGCCATTGGTAGGAACTGTAGAAATAATAGGTGGTTTATTATTTATTTTCCCAAAAACAAGAGCGCTAGGCGCTATTATTATCCTGCCAATTTTGACAGGCATTTTAATTCATAATGTTTACAGAGATCCTTCAACCACGGGAATTTGTATTTCCGGAATACTATTTATGATTAATATCTGGATATTAATTGACAATAGGGATAAATATAAAAATCTGGTTGGATAA
- a CDS encoding bacteriocin-like protein, whose translation MLKNLKKLNRTDLKEVQGGIGIGLCDIGPVGCPCKIPPGDPCLGGGTGGGPTTPNLGYCPDNQSYIPCEESCPSGMKPLCALP comes from the coding sequence ATGTTGAAAAATCTTAAAAAATTAAACCGTACGGATTTAAAAGAAGTTCAGGGTGGTATTGGCATTGGATTGTGTGATATTGGCCCTGTTGGCTGCCCATGTAAAATACCTCCCGGAGATCCATGTTTAGGAGGTGGTACTGGTGGCGGGCCTACAACTCCTAATCTTGGATATTGTCCGGATAACCAATCCTATATTCCTTGTGAGGAATCTTGCCCGAGTGGGATGAAGCCACTTTGTGCATTACCATAA
- a CDS encoding AI-2E family transporter produces the protein MNFLRLPFLVKLTLVVISIIGIGYLLALGQTILAPFFFAFLMAMLFLPAATFMERKLRFPRSMSTMTSVFIMLIILAGIIYFFTNQLSDFSKDLPHLREQFTTVFNNAQHWVSKTFNVKVDEQVDYINQGLNKLLSSSGAILGFTFGIFSTGFGFIIFFTLFFIFILNYRRLLNNFIVTVFNERHKASVQSAVNEIRVMTKKYIFGLCLQVIIVSILTSIVLTVLGVKYAILLGVLTGLLNVIPYLGIFISLFISCFIAFATANPSTCIYVAIGYIGIHAIDGNIVLPFVVGSRVKINALFSFIGILLGEHLWGIAGMFLCIPAIAIIKIICEKVEDLKPWGKLLGEEEKPNKKKKSYKISKNITLKEMD, from the coding sequence ATGAACTTTCTTAGACTTCCCTTCCTTGTCAAGCTTACCCTTGTTGTTATTTCGATTATTGGGATCGGATATCTTTTAGCATTGGGGCAAACCATTTTAGCTCCTTTTTTCTTTGCATTTCTAATGGCTATGCTATTCTTACCAGCTGCCACTTTCATGGAAAGAAAATTACGATTCCCAAGATCCATGTCAACAATGACTTCCGTATTCATTATGCTAATTATTTTAGCGGGGATTATTTATTTTTTCACCAATCAATTATCTGATTTTAGTAAGGATCTTCCTCACCTCAGAGAACAGTTTACTACGGTGTTCAATAATGCTCAACATTGGGTTTCAAAAACATTCAATGTAAAAGTGGATGAACAGGTAGATTATATTAACCAGGGACTGAACAAGCTTTTGTCTTCTTCAGGAGCTATTTTAGGTTTTACCTTTGGAATATTTTCAACGGGTTTTGGATTTATTATATTCTTCACTCTGTTTTTCATTTTTATCTTAAATTACAGAAGACTTTTGAACAATTTTATCGTTACTGTTTTTAATGAGAGGCATAAAGCAAGTGTGCAGTCAGCAGTAAATGAAATTCGGGTAATGACCAAGAAATACATCTTCGGGCTTTGCCTGCAGGTCATTATTGTCTCTATCCTTACCTCTATAGTGCTTACCGTCTTAGGTGTAAAATATGCCATTCTCTTAGGTGTTTTAACAGGCTTATTAAATGTAATTCCCTATTTGGGCATTTTTATATCACTTTTCATATCGTGTTTTATTGCATTTGCTACCGCCAATCCTTCAACATGCATCTATGTAGCGATAGGCTATATCGGTATTCATGCTATCGATGGAAATATTGTCCTTCCATTTGTTGTAGGATCCCGGGTGAAGATCAATGCTTTATTTTCATTTATAGGGATTCTTTTAGGGGAACATCTTTGGGGAATTGCCGGAATGTTTCTTTGCATTCCTGCCATTGCTATTATCAAGATCATCTGCGAAAAAGTAGAAGATTTAAAACCTTGGGGAAAATTGCTCGGAGAAGAAGAAAAACCGAACAAAAAGAAGAAAAGTTACAAGATTTCAAAGAATATTACCTTGAAGGAGATGGACTGA